atgACCCCACCCACAATACCTATACTAATCCCTGAACAACCCGGCTAGCTACCAGCATCGCCCATTGTTCTCTTGCCATCTgcgcctccacctccaccaaaATGGCTCTCCAGATGTGATCCCCTGGTacacatggaggaggagggggtcgccatcaccatcaccatctgAAGCAGTGTTGCCTCCAGCGTTGCACCTTGTTTCCTGGCACGACCAAAAGTTCTTTATCAAGCCAAGAAAAGGGCTATCATGTAGGGGgggtgtgtggtgggggggggtccataaaatgagagaggaggggtagactagatttaaaaaaaaaaaaaaaaaaaattggattatCTGTGCATCCATTTTGAGTGGGGCTTTGTTGTGGGGTGGTGTAAACTCTTAAGGAGTGAAGGTGGGGCTAAGTTTGGGGTGGGGGTAAATAGAGGGGGTAGAAGTCCACATCTGTTGTGAAACCCACCTggaccaaaaaataaaaacatggagggGGGTCGCCATCACCATCTGAAGCAGTGTTGCCTCCAGCGTTGCACCTTGTTTCCTGGCACGACCAAAAGTTCTTTATCAAGCCAAGAAAAGGGCTATCATGTAGGGGGGTGGTGGTGTGGGGGGGTCCATAaaatgagagaggaggggggggtagactagatttttttttttttttttttttttaaaaagggggtaACTGGATTATCTGTGCATCCATTTTGAGACCACGCCATTTTGAGTGGGGCTTTGTTGTGGGGTGGTGTAAACTCTTAAGGAGTGGAGGTGGAGCCTATGTGAACACTACAGGGAGGGGGGTAAGTTTGGGGTGTGGGGGGTAAATAGAGGGGGTAGAAGTCCACATCTGTTGtgaaacccaaaaaaaacatggtggGGGGGTAAAAAACCATGTGTTTGAAGTGGCTTCCGGTCACTGGTCAGCTGGTGCACACCCCACGCTAACCTAGCAGCTGCAGGATTCAAAATGGCGCCGCCCTAGGCCTCCACGGATCCGCcgttagcatcgttagcatgttagcacacaGCTAACCACGCCTTCCTCTCCGACTCCTCTTTGTCTCGGACACACACGGGTCGGTGGGAGAAGGGAAACACTACGCACAACCATTAAAGCTTAACTGGAGAAGGGAAAACCACCAGCGAACCTTTTGTTTGCcacgctagctagctagcatgctaacaggtaAGCTAGCAGGCCTACTGGACGTTCCCCGGTGTTTTCTCGGTGTTTTCATACCCTGCTGTACGGAGTCGGTCTGCCTCTTGCTCGGCTGAGGTTCTGCCGGCCTCTCATGGGTCCGGACCCGCCGCCACGGCCTCCGAAGccgcctcctgctcctcctgctcctcctccgccGCCTCCCAGCCGCCCGAGGCCTCCTCTCCCTCCGCCGGAGCCTCCGCGGCCTCGGCCTCCTCTCCCCCGCGGCCTCCGCCTCTCTGCTGCCTGTTCTGCTTGATGATGTCGTCTAAAGACATATCCATCTTATCGGCCATCACGACGCTAGACTGAGTGGAGTATAAAGAGGAGAACGGGTTCTAGTCTGGCGGTGCTGCTCGTCCCTTCGGCGTCAACTAGAAGACACAGCGCGCCTGTGTCGACGGTATATAGACGGGCTGCGTCGGCACGTAACGAGCGTGATGACGTCATCGCGTACGTTACGTTATCGCGTAGGCGTACGTAACGCCATCTGGACACCCAtgcgtttttttttgttgttcattgattaatcatgttgttttgttttgttttgaggcaaatttgtgattctgggctctacaaaataaactaaaataaactaaactgaattaaactaaactaaactaaactaaaactgaattaaactaaactaaactgaattaaactaaactgaattaaactaaactaaactgaatcatgttttttttattttgttcattgattaattatgttttgttttttttgttcattgattaattatgttttgttttttttgttcattgattaatcatgtttttttttgttcattgattaatcatgttttttgttcattgatttttgttttttttgttcattgattaatcatgttttttaggcaaatttgtgattttggactctacaaaataaactgaactaaactactaaactaaactactaaactgaactaaactactaaactaaactgaactaaactaataaactaaactgaactaaactactaaactaaactactaaactgaattaaactgaactgaactactaaactactaaactaaactaaactgaattaaactaaactgaactaaactaaactgaactaaactaaactgaactaaactactaaactgaactaaactactaaactaaactactaaactaaactgaactaaactactaaactaaactgaactaaactaaactgaactaaaactaaactaaaaactaaactaaactgaactaaactaaactgaactgaactaaaactaaactactaaactaaactactaaactgaactaaactactaaactaaactgaactaaactaaactaaactgaactaaactaaactaaactaaactactaaactgaactgaaactaaactaaactaaactaaactaaactaaactgaactaaactaactaaactaaactaaactaaactaaactaaactaaactaaactaaactaaactaaactaaactaaactaaactactaaactaaactgaactaaactaaactaaactaaactaaactaaagacaTATCCTTATCGGCCATCACGACGCTAGACTGAGTGGAATATATAGACAGGCTGCGTCGGCACGTAGTGAGCGTGATGACGTCATCGCGCGCATTACGTGCCGACGTCATCGCGTACGTAACGCCATCTGGACACCCATGCGTGTCCGTGAAAACAGAGCAAATCAGAGATAATCCGATTAGTGAATAATCAATCtggaattttgttttgttttgttttgaggcagatttgtgattctgggctatacaaactgaactaaactaacctaaactgaactaaactaaactaaactaaactaaactgaattaaactaaactaatctaaactaaactgaattaaactaaactaaactgaactgaattaaactaaactaaactgaatcatgttttttttattattgattaattatgtttttttgttcattgaTTAATTATGTTAAACTTTTTTGTTCATtgattaatcatgtttttttgttcattgattaattatgttttttgtttattgattaatcatgttttttgttcattgattaatcatgttttttgttttttttgagggaaatttgtgattttggactctacaaaataaactgaactaaactgaactaaactaaactaaactaaactgaactaaactaaactgaactaaactaaactaaactgaactaaactaaaactaaactaaactgaattaaactaaactaaactgaactaaactactaaactaaactgaactaaactaaactaataaactaaactgaactaaactgaactaaactactaaactaaactgaactaaactaaactaaactgaactaaactaaactaaactaaactactaaactaaactgaactgaactaaactaaactaaactactaaactaaactaaactaaactactaaactaaactgaactaaactaaactaaactaaaaactgaactaaactaaactaaactaaactaaactgaatttaatttaatttattaggAGATGTATTGCAGGTCCTTTCTTCTGGCTGTCAACTTTTTTGTTCATTGATTAAtcacttaagataagataagataaaataaatacttaaactAAACAGAATtgaactaaactactaaactgaactgaaactactaaactaaactaaactaaactaaactaaactaaactaaactaaactaaactaaactaaactaaactaaactaaactaaactaaactaaactgaactgaactgaactgaactgaactgaactgaattgaactgaattgaattgaactgaattgaattgattaggagaggtactgcaggtcctttcTTCTGGCTGCTGtaaactctgctcccagtaaacaacatgacactaaaaacctgtgcaatacaaatacactgtgcaattatagttataatagttattatgtctgtatatacagtaccagtcaaaggtttggacacaccttctcattcaatggtttttctttatttataatacttatttttgatcttgttttttttactatgtcttttgtttgcactatttctctatgctgctgtaatcctgtaaatgtccccactgcgggactaataaaggattattttatcttatcttattctttgcaatacaatagttataatagtttatgtctgtatttacagtaccagtcaaaagtttggacacaccttctcattcaatggtttttctttatttttatctacattgtcgattaatattgaagacatccaaactatgaaggaacacatatggaattatgtggtaaacaaacaaatgctcaacaaaccagaatatgttttatattttagattcttcaaagtagttgaatgagaaggtgtgtccaaacctttgactggtactgtataatatttcagttattgtggattctttattgtttttattgcttatttataatacttgtttttttactatgtctcttgtttgcactatactctatgatgctgtaatcctgtaaatttccccgctgcgggactaataaaggattattttatcttattttattagtcctgcagcggggtcatttacaggattacagcagcatagatatagtgcaaacaagagacatagtaaaaaaaacaagataaaaaagtattataaataagcaaataagcaataaaaacagtaaatctAATTCttgactttaaattaaatacttgtcaaacaaaacaagcaactcTAACGTTAAATGTGGTTtgaagaatttttttattttctgataagttatgattaatcaatgaatttaaataatttatatcaaaataatCATTGGCAGCAGCTCTAAACTCAAAATAACCATGATGTAGCATAACCGCTTCTCCTTATTATGTGGCATAACAAATAACCTTAGTTTCCCTTTTCCATGGTCAATATTTATGTAGGATGAATACAAGCACGAGTACTGTAAAAgtcttttattcaacattttgtttcaagGCGTAGGGGGGGGTTAACTAAGGGCAGCATACTCGGGGAGGTCTCTACTTGGTAAAGTCCATTTGAGGgcaagaaaatatataataaaaatgttggcCTTCTACATTGCATTTGGCTTTCAAAACTTGCCCATAAAGTTTATACCCAATGTGACGATTCCTTTACTTCTACAATTTACTGATCATATTAtcttccaaaaaaacaaaaaaaaaagaagaggtcAGCCCTTTCATATTTTCCTCCAAAGTCATATAAGTAGCAGTAGTAAAGAAAAGGGTTTTATTTAAGACTGCAGTCTTTTGTGTCCTGTGGAGAGTGTTGACAGTTTGTACCTCAGCATCAGATGTCGGCAAATTTTGATGAAAGTCTGCATCAGTCCCATTCACATAAAGAATGTACATGAACATTtattgacttaaaaaaacatgaaccaaGAGACGAGAGGATTTGTGCTCCCTGGATTCCTGGTTCTTCTCTTCGTCGTCAGTTGTAGAGGGCAAAGAAAGAGACACGCATTGCTATGGTCCAGAGTTGATAAATGAGATTGGCATTCTGTGCTAGACTGGCCAACAGGGCTGACTTTCTGGCTGATGGAGGAAAAGTTCTCGAGGATAATGGGTGGAAAGAAGCGACAGGATCATCATGAGAAAGACTAGGACTTCTTGGAGTCCTGTGTGTTGCGTTTCTTGAGGTCGCTTAGGTCCACTGGTGTGAAAGCTGTGAGAGCAGACAGAAACAAGCTGTTAACTCTCCTATGCTTCATTCATTTGATCCTTTAGTGTGATACGAAATAAAATCCACTTCACTACAAAGTTACAATATACGTACAATGtaggttagggtttgggttctTCTCCACGTACTCCTGTGGTCCACGGTCATTACGTTCACTATTTTGTGTTGATCTGATGTCTCGGAGAACACACTGCCAGGCTGGGAAAGAGTAAAGACAACAATGCTTTTTACATTAAGAAAATCCTATCCTACCATGCAGACATGATAAGACTGACTGAAGGTAAATAAGAACTTGACGCAGGTTTgccattttcaaaatgtcagactAATTCTTTAGCACTTTTCACAGAACATAAGTGCTTCAATGCCAGTACTTGTACTCAGAGTGGGTTATTAAGTTGCATGGTTCAGATAATGTGGcattatttatacttttaatgaGGATGACTGAAGAGATCATTAAAATTCTAAGAAATGGTCTGTAGTCATAAGCACGACAAAATCAATGTCCAAACTGTCCAACCTACCTCATGGACATACGGTTCTCACGACCTCAAGGTTCCCTATGGAGTTTTTAAactatatgatcactatgaaGGGTTTTCCTCTGAGTAGGTTCCCGTTTTGTTTATCTTGTGCATGCAAGTGTGCACAAACAGGTGACACAATACATAGTTAGGCTAAT
This genomic window from Anoplopoma fimbria isolate UVic2021 breed Golden Eagle Sablefish chromosome 11, Afim_UVic_2022, whole genome shotgun sequence contains:
- the mcrip1 gene encoding mapk-regulated corepressor-interacting protein 1, whose protein sequence is MTSSSAPRMVNSYKRTSSPRSPTNSGELFTPAHEENVRFIHDTWQCVLRDIRSTQNSERNDRGPQEYVEKNPNPNLHSFTPVDLSDLKKRNTQDSKKS